One region of Natronolimnobius baerhuensis genomic DNA includes:
- a CDS encoding anthranilate synthase component II, producing MTEPPAVDGVAEDEAQTRTRILVVDNYDSFAYNLVQYVAEAVASAGPAAADVGEVADTVIVRRNDEIDLEDVRDLDPTGIVVSPGPGTPQDAGISMPLFAKTEYPILGVCLGHQALCAANGAPVVHAPHVVHGKPSAVSHNGEGLFAGLPEGFQVGRYHSLAVERENLPDTLEETARTADERGVLMAVRHREKPHLGVQFHPESILTRERGDDTGDDGISLRVGKQMIANFCRFAAQLEE from the coding sequence ATGACTGAGCCGCCAGCGGTCGACGGTGTGGCCGAAGACGAGGCACAGACGCGAACGCGGATCCTTGTCGTGGACAACTACGATTCGTTCGCGTACAACCTCGTCCAGTACGTTGCCGAAGCAGTCGCTTCGGCAGGCCCTGCGGCGGCGGACGTCGGTGAAGTTGCAGACACGGTCATCGTCCGGCGAAATGACGAAATCGACCTCGAGGATGTTCGCGATCTCGATCCGACGGGAATCGTGGTGTCGCCCGGACCGGGCACACCACAGGACGCCGGCATCTCAATGCCGCTGTTTGCCAAAACCGAGTATCCCATTCTGGGCGTTTGTCTCGGCCATCAGGCACTATGTGCCGCAAACGGCGCGCCAGTCGTCCACGCACCGCACGTCGTCCACGGCAAGCCATCCGCGGTAAGCCACAACGGCGAGGGCCTCTTTGCCGGCCTTCCCGAAGGGTTTCAGGTCGGGCGCTATCACTCGCTGGCCGTCGAACGTGAGAATCTTCCGGACACACTCGAGGAGACGGCTCGAACGGCCGACGAGCGCGGGGTGTTGATGGCTGTTCGCCACCGTGAGAAACCTCATCTCGGGGTGCAGTTCCATCCGGAAAGTATCCTGACGCGCGAGCGTGGCGACGACACAGGCGACGACGGGATTTCCCTGCGGGTCGGCAAACAGATGATCGCGAACTTCTGTCGCTTCGCCGCACAACTCGAGGAGTGA
- the pabB gene encoding aminodeoxychorismate synthase, component I — translation MSDPRVVTTLEAFRAAASASVEMDDSDGATDERSVRVPVEVQFEVSDPFEAYCRARDGDGGSVLETTGGQPGWGYFGVDPVERLTCSADAVALAEDCDADSGPADTAPTLAALEGLLDGESLLRGECSVPYPCGAIGWLSYDVVRELEDLPESAIDDRSLPQLEVGVYDRLASWEGPTEPGEPVTLRITACPRLESDSEDAVERAYERGRERALELARAVRDGEPTVGEPPVSATEATFESDCGREAFADRVRQVKSYVHDGDTFQANISQRLVAPAAVHPVAAYDALRRVNPAPYSCLLEFRAADLVSASPELLLERVDEFVRTEPIAGTRPRGDTPVEDDALEADLLEDEKERAEHAMLVDLERNDLGKVCAYGSVTVEEYRRIDRYSEVMHLVSDVTGRLREGQSLSDAIAAVFPGGTITGAPKPRTMEIIDELEATQRGPYTGSVGIFGFDGRATLNITIRTLVRHAEEYHLRVGAGIVHDSEPYREYDETLDKARALITAVDEALGQRADMALEESPADSSDTGGGVDD, via the coding sequence ATGAGCGATCCGCGCGTCGTGACAACGCTCGAGGCGTTTCGAGCCGCCGCGTCCGCGAGTGTCGAGATGGACGACTCCGACGGCGCGACGGACGAGCGCAGCGTTCGCGTGCCGGTCGAGGTGCAATTCGAGGTTTCGGATCCGTTTGAGGCATACTGTCGTGCGCGCGACGGCGACGGCGGAAGTGTCCTCGAGACGACGGGCGGCCAGCCTGGGTGGGGCTATTTCGGCGTTGACCCAGTCGAGCGCCTGACCTGTTCGGCCGACGCAGTCGCGCTCGCCGAGGACTGCGACGCCGACAGTGGACCGGCCGATACCGCCCCCACGCTCGCCGCACTCGAGGGACTCCTTGACGGCGAGTCCTTGCTTCGCGGGGAGTGTTCCGTGCCCTACCCCTGTGGCGCAATCGGCTGGCTCTCGTATGACGTTGTGCGCGAACTCGAGGATCTCCCCGAGTCGGCTATCGACGACCGCAGTCTGCCCCAACTCGAGGTGGGCGTCTACGACCGGTTGGCATCATGGGAGGGACCAACCGAGCCTGGAGAGCCGGTGACGCTTCGGATAACGGCCTGTCCGCGTCTCGAGTCAGACTCCGAGGATGCCGTCGAGCGTGCCTATGAACGAGGCAGGGAACGCGCACTCGAGTTGGCTCGCGCCGTCCGCGACGGTGAGCCGACAGTTGGCGAACCGCCAGTATCAGCGACGGAAGCAACCTTTGAGAGCGACTGCGGTCGAGAGGCGTTCGCCGACCGCGTTCGACAGGTCAAAAGCTACGTCCACGATGGCGATACGTTTCAGGCGAACATCTCTCAGCGACTCGTTGCCCCCGCCGCTGTCCACCCCGTTGCAGCCTACGACGCCCTTCGGCGGGTAAATCCCGCGCCCTATTCGTGCTTGCTCGAGTTCCGCGCCGCCGATCTAGTAAGTGCAAGTCCCGAGTTGCTTCTCGAGCGAGTTGATGAATTCGTCCGAACGGAGCCGATTGCCGGCACTCGCCCGCGCGGTGACACCCCCGTGGAAGACGACGCACTCGAGGCAGACCTCCTCGAGGACGAGAAAGAACGCGCCGAACACGCGATGCTAGTCGACCTCGAGCGCAACGACCTCGGCAAAGTGTGTGCCTACGGCTCCGTCACAGTCGAGGAGTACCGCCGCATCGACCGCTACTCGGAAGTGATGCATCTCGTCTCGGACGTAACCGGCCGATTGCGCGAGGGACAGTCGCTGTCCGATGCAATCGCCGCCGTCTTCCCCGGCGGGACGATCACTGGCGCGCCCAAACCCCGAACGATGGAGATCATCGACGAACTCGAGGCGACTCAACGCGGCCCCTACACTGGCAGTGTCGGCATCTTCGGCTTCGACGGCCGGGCGACGCTAAACATCACGATTCGGACGCTGGTTCGCCATGCCGAGGAGTATCACCTCCGGGTTGGTGCCGGAATCGTTCACGATTCGGAGCCGTATCGTGAGTACGACGAAACCCTCGATAAGGCCCGCGCACTCATTACAGCCGTCGACGAGGCGCTCGGCCAGCGCGCGGATATGGCACTCGAGGAGTCGCCCGCTGACTCGAGTGATACTGGCGGTGGTGTGGATGACTGA
- a CDS encoding DUF4332 domain-containing protein, producing the protein MAILEKLKSLLGLGGSGSESPPSREVGVTVEREGSQSPQADESAAADTSAAGSTGSMVDPNDDPEQAAEPAEATGPSTETITDTNTGSDSDSTPEAESVETVDPTENETDVVIEDAEADTPPATEPETDTETGSDSSEAVDDSDEAETDTDEPDIDETTAEESDTDAESDADTPDADTVDAAADTEDDADAADTTDDDTASESVDVIKGIGPAYADRLEDAGVDSVADLADADAASLSDQTDISEKRIQGWIDKAQVR; encoded by the coding sequence ATGGCAATCCTCGAAAAGTTGAAGTCGTTGTTGGGCCTCGGCGGGTCGGGCTCTGAGTCTCCTCCCTCTCGAGAGGTCGGGGTAACGGTCGAACGTGAAGGATCGCAGTCACCACAGGCAGACGAGTCCGCTGCTGCTGACACGAGTGCAGCGGGGTCGACTGGCTCGATGGTCGACCCGAACGACGACCCAGAGCAGGCGGCTGAACCCGCCGAAGCAACTGGTCCGTCGACAGAAACGATTACGGACACCAACACCGGGAGCGATTCGGATTCGACGCCCGAGGCAGAGTCCGTCGAAACGGTCGATCCGACCGAGAACGAGACGGATGTCGTCATCGAGGATGCAGAGGCAGACACTCCACCAGCGACAGAGCCGGAGACGGACACAGAAACGGGTTCCGACTCGAGTGAGGCCGTGGACGATTCTGATGAGGCCGAGACGGATACCGACGAACCGGATATCGACGAAACGACAGCGGAAGAGTCGGACACCGACGCAGAGTCGGACGCCGACACTCCGGATGCCGACACTGTGGACGCGGCCGCCGATACCGAGGACGACGCCGATGCAGCCGACACGACCGACGACGACACCGCGAGCGAATCCGTCGATGTCATCAAGGGCATCGGCCCGGCCTACGCCGACCGACTCGAGGACGCGGGCGTTGACTCCGTCGCCGACCTTGCTGATGCGGACGCCGCGTCGCTGTCCGACCAGACTGATATTTCTGAAAAACGCATTCAGGGCTGGATCGACAAGGCGCAGGTTCGATAA
- a CDS encoding shikimate dehydrogenase codes for MDVFGLLGNPVGHSLSPPMHEAAYEELEYDARYVTFEPDPDDLEAAIEGAEALGITGLNVTIPFKQDALAVVDADDLATRIGAVNTIDFTGEGGPTGHNTDAGGAMRALRDHDVTIDGARAVVVGAGGAGRAIAFGLADAGASVAIANRTVSSAHDLAEEVPRATSHGLESLESLLADADVLVNATSVGMEEDATPVPADALHGDLAVMDAVYQPLETRLLQDAAAAGATTVDGAWMLLYQGVEALELWTGRDAPVESMNEALRERL; via the coding sequence ATGGACGTATTTGGACTGCTCGGCAATCCAGTTGGGCACTCGCTGTCACCACCGATGCACGAGGCGGCGTACGAGGAACTCGAGTACGACGCGCGCTACGTGACGTTCGAACCTGATCCGGACGATCTCGAGGCGGCTATCGAGGGTGCCGAGGCGCTCGGCATTACGGGACTGAACGTGACGATTCCGTTCAAACAGGACGCACTCGCGGTCGTCGACGCCGACGACCTGGCGACGCGAATCGGCGCGGTCAACACGATTGATTTCACGGGCGAGGGCGGCCCAACGGGGCACAACACGGATGCCGGCGGTGCGATGCGTGCGCTCCGAGACCACGACGTCACAATCGACGGTGCGCGCGCAGTCGTCGTCGGTGCGGGCGGCGCTGGCCGGGCGATTGCGTTCGGCCTCGCAGATGCTGGCGCGAGCGTCGCCATCGCGAACCGAACCGTCTCGAGCGCACACGACCTCGCCGAGGAAGTCCCTCGGGCGACCAGCCACGGCCTCGAATCCCTCGAGTCGCTCCTTGCTGATGCGGACGTGCTGGTTAACGCGACCAGTGTCGGGATGGAAGAGGATGCAACGCCAGTCCCTGCGGATGCCCTTCACGGCGATCTGGCAGTCATGGACGCCGTCTACCAGCCACTCGAGACACGACTCTTGCAGGATGCAGCCGCTGCCGGCGCGACAACAGTCGATGGTGCGTGGATGTTGCTCTATCAGGGCGTCGAAGCGCTCGAGTTGTGGACGGGCCGGGACGCCCCCGTCGAGTCGATGAACGAAGCGCTTCGAGAGCGGCTGTAA
- a CDS encoding calcium/sodium antiporter: MLPVSGTVVSVLLLAAGIVALYAGAELLVAGAGRLALGIGLRAATVGVTIIAFATTAPELFVATIGALDVSTDIGLGAIVGSNIANIGLVLGVAALITPLSVSDTVMRRHVPFMVFAAFALVLAGLDGTIGRLEGALLLLALAGFTAYLAYAVNADPAPMADAPGGSRGIELRDVALVAGGLVALLIGSRWLVAGGTDLLSALGVSDLVIGLTVLALGTSLPELAASVVGALRGETAFAIGNVVGSNIYNILAVLGIVALITPIDIASSTLRFELPVMVAFTVLLVGLMAHGRRLSRLDGAVLVAGYGVFLAALVLW, from the coding sequence ATGCTTCCCGTTTCCGGGACCGTCGTCTCCGTGCTATTGCTTGCGGCCGGTATCGTGGCGCTGTATGCCGGTGCCGAGTTGCTCGTCGCCGGTGCGGGACGGCTCGCACTCGGAATCGGGCTCCGAGCGGCGACCGTCGGTGTGACGATTATCGCGTTCGCGACGACCGCACCCGAACTGTTCGTCGCGACGATTGGCGCACTCGACGTCTCGACTGATATCGGTCTCGGCGCAATCGTCGGCTCGAACATCGCGAACATCGGATTGGTCCTTGGCGTTGCCGCACTCATCACGCCGCTATCGGTCAGTGACACTGTCATGCGTCGTCACGTCCCGTTCATGGTGTTCGCCGCGTTCGCGCTCGTCCTCGCTGGACTCGACGGAACGATTGGCCGCCTCGAGGGTGCGCTCTTGTTGCTCGCGCTGGCCGGATTCACGGCGTATCTGGCCTACGCAGTCAACGCCGATCCGGCACCGATGGCGGACGCCCCCGGCGGTAGTCGCGGAATCGAACTGCGAGATGTTGCGCTCGTGGCTGGTGGGTTGGTTGCACTCCTCATTGGCTCGCGCTGGCTCGTCGCCGGCGGGACCGACCTGCTCTCAGCACTTGGCGTTTCGGACCTCGTTATCGGGCTGACAGTGCTTGCACTCGGGACCTCACTGCCGGAACTGGCCGCCTCCGTCGTCGGTGCACTCCGCGGGGAAACCGCCTTCGCGATTGGGAACGTTGTCGGCTCGAACATCTACAACATCCTCGCTGTCCTCGGAATCGTCGCCCTCATCACGCCAATCGACATCGCCTCGAGCACGCTGCGATTCGAGTTGCCCGTCATGGTCGCCTTTACCGTCTTGCTGGTCGGGCTGATGGCCCACGGTCGCCGGCTCTCACGTCTCGATGGAGCGGTTCTGGTTGCGGGGTACGGCGTCTTTCTCGCCGCGCTCGTGCTGTGGTGA
- a CDS encoding D-aminoacyl-tRNA deacylase, whose amino-acid sequence MTDLAIVESRADRASVHICDHLREVGDWTERTDNSRADADGGATYYQTDGIELRTFEEFHLELEHPVDVFDCDPDLLVFASRHAGDTDALLTGHFTGNFGPAEFGGEDHAVAEACPNALARLLEAFDEYAPEEYDVGMECTHHGPTDVGCPSLFAELGSGDEQWDDPAGAEAVARGILELRDVAPHSTQQVVGFGGNHYAPRFERIVRETPWAVGHIAADWGLEELGHPSAHRDLLEAVFEASNTNIAVIDGDWPVLEETLTDLDYQLVSETWLREVGNRPLEHVDQLEDALESVDEGLRFGEHHDDTVDVISIPGDLIDTAEGIDHERVRDAVEARTIAFTTDNGGSRVGSQFAVPADDPLETKRALLEALVAVLKEKYDTVRITDDAVIATETAFDPERAAIAGIPEGPKFGALAAGESITVDGETITPERFQTEQTDRFDL is encoded by the coding sequence ATGACTGATCTCGCAATCGTCGAGAGCCGCGCCGACCGCGCCTCGGTCCATATCTGTGACCACTTGCGCGAGGTGGGCGATTGGACGGAACGGACCGACAACAGCCGAGCCGACGCCGACGGTGGCGCCACGTACTACCAGACTGACGGCATCGAACTGCGGACGTTCGAGGAGTTTCACCTCGAGCTCGAGCACCCGGTCGACGTCTTCGACTGTGACCCCGACCTGCTCGTCTTCGCCTCGAGGCACGCGGGCGACACCGACGCGTTGTTGACAGGGCACTTCACGGGCAATTTCGGCCCTGCGGAGTTCGGCGGGGAAGACCACGCTGTCGCCGAGGCCTGTCCGAACGCGCTCGCCCGATTGCTCGAGGCCTTCGATGAGTACGCGCCCGAGGAATACGACGTCGGCATGGAGTGTACCCACCACGGCCCGACCGACGTCGGCTGTCCCTCACTGTTCGCCGAACTCGGCAGTGGCGACGAGCAGTGGGACGACCCCGCCGGGGCCGAGGCCGTCGCCCGCGGGATTCTCGAGTTGCGAGACGTGGCTCCCCACAGCACCCAACAAGTGGTCGGCTTCGGCGGCAACCACTACGCGCCGCGGTTCGAACGTATCGTCCGCGAGACGCCCTGGGCGGTGGGCCACATCGCCGCCGACTGGGGCCTCGAGGAGCTGGGTCACCCAAGCGCACATCGCGACCTCCTCGAGGCCGTCTTCGAGGCGAGCAACACCAATATCGCCGTCATCGATGGCGACTGGCCGGTGCTCGAGGAGACCCTTACGGACCTCGACTACCAACTCGTCAGCGAGACGTGGCTGCGCGAGGTTGGTAATCGGCCGCTCGAGCACGTGGACCAACTCGAGGACGCCCTCGAGAGCGTTGACGAGGGGCTTCGGTTCGGTGAGCACCACGACGACACCGTCGACGTCATCTCGATTCCGGGCGATCTCATCGACACGGCAGAGGGAATCGATCACGAGCGCGTTCGCGACGCCGTCGAGGCCCGGACAATCGCGTTCACGACCGACAACGGCGGCAGCCGCGTCGGCTCACAGTTCGCCGTGCCCGCAGACGACCCACTCGAGACGAAACGCGCGCTGCTCGAGGCCCTCGTTGCAGTATTGAAAGAGAAATACGACACCGTCCGGATCACGGACGACGCAGTCATCGCGACGGAGACCGCGTTCGACCCCGAACGCGCCGCAATCGCCGGGATTCCAGAGGGGCCAAAGTTCGGTGCATTGGCCGCTGGAGAGTCGATTACGGTTGACGGCGAGACAATTACTCCTGAGCGGTTCCAGACCGAACAGACGGATCGCTTCGACCTGTGA
- the ftsZ gene encoding cell division protein FtsZ, with protein sequence MDSLIDDAIDEAENGDPAESPAAETSQDSQPSTADTDGRQSGTMTDEELEDVLQDLQTDITVVGCGGAGGNTVNRMHEEGIHGAKLVAANTDVQHLVEIGADTKILMGEEKTGGRGAGSLPQVGEEAALESQQDIYDAIDGSDMVFVTAGLGGGTGTGSAPVVAKAAREAGALTISIVTTPFTAEGEVRRTNAEAGLERLRDVSDTVIVVPNDRLLDSVGKLPVRQAFKVSDEVLMRSVKGITELITKPGLVNLDFADVRTVMERGGVAMIGLGESDSEAKAEDSVKTALRSPLLDVDISGASSALVNVTGGNDMAIEEAEGVVEEIYDRIDPDARIIWGTSIDESLEGSMRTMIVVTGVESPQIYGRPDGDSVQPKMGGQGQAQGQEQPQGDDDIDFVD encoded by the coding sequence ATGGACTCACTCATCGACGACGCCATCGACGAGGCCGAAAACGGGGACCCGGCCGAGTCCCCCGCGGCTGAGACATCACAGGACAGCCAGCCCTCCACTGCGGACACCGACGGCCGCCAGTCCGGCACGATGACCGACGAGGAACTCGAGGACGTCCTCCAGGACCTCCAGACCGACATCACGGTCGTCGGCTGTGGCGGTGCCGGCGGCAACACCGTCAACCGAATGCACGAGGAAGGCATCCACGGCGCAAAACTCGTCGCCGCCAACACCGACGTCCAGCACCTCGTCGAAATCGGTGCTGACACGAAAATCCTGATGGGCGAGGAGAAAACCGGCGGCCGCGGTGCCGGCTCGCTCCCACAGGTCGGCGAGGAAGCCGCCCTCGAGAGCCAGCAAGATATCTACGACGCTATCGACGGCTCGGACATGGTCTTCGTCACCGCCGGACTCGGTGGCGGCACCGGAACCGGTTCTGCCCCAGTCGTCGCGAAAGCCGCCCGCGAGGCTGGCGCGCTAACGATTTCGATTGTGACGACACCCTTTACCGCAGAGGGCGAGGTCCGACGAACCAACGCCGAGGCAGGACTCGAGCGCCTGCGTGACGTGTCTGACACCGTCATCGTTGTTCCGAACGACCGACTGCTCGATTCGGTCGGCAAACTCCCCGTCCGGCAGGCGTTCAAGGTGAGCGACGAAGTGCTGATGCGCTCGGTCAAGGGCATTACAGAACTCATCACGAAACCCGGCCTCGTCAATCTGGACTTTGCCGACGTTCGGACCGTCATGGAACGTGGCGGCGTCGCGATGATCGGTCTCGGCGAATCGGACTCGGAGGCGAAAGCCGAAGATTCCGTCAAGACTGCGCTTCGCTCCCCACTGCTCGATGTCGACATCTCCGGAGCGAGTTCTGCACTGGTCAACGTCACCGGTGGCAACGACATGGCCATCGAGGAAGCCGAAGGCGTCGTCGAAGAGATCTACGACCGGATCGACCCCGACGCACGCATCATCTGGGGGACCTCAATCGACGAATCGCTCGAGGGCAGCATGCGCACGATGATCGTCGTCACGGGCGTCGAATCGCCACAGATCTACGGCCGACCGGACGGCGATTCCGTCCAGCCCAAGATGGGTGGCCAGGGACAGGCTCAAGGGCAGGAACAGCCACAGGGCGACGACGATATCGACTTCGTCGACTGA
- a CDS encoding 2Fe-2S iron-sulfur cluster-binding protein, whose amino-acid sequence MTEYTIEFVGTDETITCSDTETILSRCLEEGIAQEYSCRVGMCLACSAEILEGEVTQPAARGFTDEEAENYALTCMARPQSDLKLERGKYPPSIESDAALETDGDASATADD is encoded by the coding sequence ATGACTGAGTACACTATCGAGTTCGTCGGGACGGACGAGACGATTACCTGTTCGGATACCGAGACGATTCTCAGCCGGTGTCTCGAGGAGGGAATCGCCCAGGAGTACTCCTGTCGGGTTGGCATGTGTCTAGCCTGTTCCGCCGAAATTCTCGAGGGTGAGGTGACCCAGCCTGCCGCTCGCGGGTTCACCGACGAGGAAGCCGAGAACTACGCGCTGACCTGTATGGCGCGCCCGCAGTCGGATCTGAAACTCGAGCGCGGAAAGTATCCGCCGAGCATCGAGAGCGACGCGGCCCTCGAGACTGACGGCGACGCGTCGGCGACGGCAGACGACTGA
- a CDS encoding geranylgeranyl reductase family protein codes for MSTQEQSGATAAADTHSPDVVVVGAGTAGCYAAATIARADYEVVILERKSEDEAGHIACGDALKGASAFPEAIPREQIEPAFTNTGVDHGRFEIPQEDTVLEIPVPGELAVIDRWDYGKRIIEGAQDAGAEIHYDTVVQDVTQADDEKGTVTGVEATNKGERQTYEAEVVIDAAGSLSVLQDKVDFSNSTFDTNVDYSHFCSAYREIVTVEEPVPWDDALVFKPTERAAGYLWYFPRTDTEINAGLGFQMTEEPMQLVDDLKRDLEARPEFQNAEVDDKLGAALPTRRPYDSAVHPGYVAIGDAAGHVNPTTGGGIAGAAYAGKYAAEAIVDGIEDGDLSEKALWEYNEHVMDHFGARYAALDVYNILSTAVDVDDLMGLLAVMPGEKLAEALYSGSTSIGPKLALESLYKSYGHWGTILNLYKTKRRADDLLELYEAYPNHPAALEHWQARRDELMDAVYETTGAEPKY; via the coding sequence ATGAGTACCCAGGAGCAGTCGGGGGCCACGGCGGCAGCCGACACCCACTCGCCAGACGTCGTCGTCGTCGGTGCCGGGACCGCAGGCTGTTACGCCGCCGCGACCATCGCACGCGCGGACTACGAGGTCGTTATCCTCGAGCGCAAATCCGAGGACGAGGCGGGCCACATCGCCTGCGGTGACGCCTTGAAGGGCGCGTCGGCGTTCCCCGAGGCGATTCCCCGCGAGCAGATCGAACCTGCGTTCACCAACACCGGCGTCGACCACGGCCGGTTCGAAATTCCACAGGAAGACACCGTCCTCGAGATTCCGGTGCCAGGCGAGTTGGCAGTCATCGACCGCTGGGACTACGGCAAGCGGATCATCGAAGGCGCACAGGACGCGGGCGCGGAGATCCACTACGATACCGTCGTTCAGGACGTCACGCAAGCCGACGACGAGAAGGGGACCGTCACGGGTGTCGAGGCAACCAATAAGGGCGAGCGCCAGACCTACGAGGCCGAGGTTGTCATCGACGCCGCTGGGTCGCTTTCCGTCCTCCAGGACAAGGTCGACTTCTCGAACTCGACGTTCGATACGAACGTCGACTACTCGCACTTCTGTTCGGCCTACCGCGAGATCGTCACCGTCGAGGAACCCGTGCCGTGGGACGACGCCCTCGTCTTCAAGCCCACCGAGCGCGCGGCGGGCTACCTCTGGTACTTCCCGCGCACCGACACCGAGATCAACGCCGGACTCGGCTTCCAGATGACCGAGGAACCCATGCAACTCGTCGACGACCTCAAACGCGACCTCGAGGCCCGACCGGAGTTCCAGAACGCCGAGGTCGACGACAAACTCGGTGCTGCACTCCCCACCCGGCGGCCCTACGACTCTGCAGTTCACCCGGGCTACGTCGCAATCGGCGACGCAGCAGGTCACGTCAACCCAACCACGGGCGGCGGCATCGCCGGCGCGGCCTACGCCGGCAAGTACGCCGCCGAAGCCATCGTCGACGGTATCGAAGACGGCGATCTGAGCGAGAAGGCCCTCTGGGAGTACAACGAGCATGTGATGGACCACTTCGGCGCGCGATACGCCGCACTGGACGTCTACAACATCCTCTCGACGGCCGTCGACGTCGACGACCTGATGGGACTGCTCGCCGTCATGCCCGGGGAAAAGCTCGCTGAAGCCCTCTACTCCGGGAGTACGAGTATCGGCCCAAAACTCGCCCTCGAGAGTCTCTACAAGAGCTATGGCCACTGGGGAACCATTCTCAATCTCTATAAGACCAAACGCCGCGCTGACGACCTGCTCGAGCTGTACGAAGCCTACCCCAATCATCCGGCCGCGCTCGAGCACTGGCAAGCGCGCCGCGACGAGTTGATGGACGCCGTCTATGAGACGACGGGCGCTGAGCCGAAGTACTAA
- a CDS encoding DUF4397 domain-containing protein, whose translation MVPKQTRRGALSIVGATGVTLVAGCLGGADDEETAGNGNGDDADDHTDDTADESDDHDEMDETGAVRVAHLSPDAPNVDVWVDGEPALEDVPYRAVSEYLELPVGTAEVMITAAGDPDTVVFDDELEVGDGDYTVAALGELAEENEPFAPAVLEDDLSDPGDQARIRAVHAAPDAPAVDITAADGEVVLFDDVAFGEAGAAYVDPGDYTLEIRPATEDNDGDVVATFDVAPEAGNVYSAFAVGYLEPEAAPADEPFDLEVVLDAASEMDDESNDY comes from the coding sequence ATGGTTCCAAAACAGACCAGGCGTGGTGCGCTATCGATTGTGGGTGCAACGGGTGTAACACTGGTTGCGGGCTGTCTCGGCGGTGCCGACGACGAGGAGACTGCTGGAAACGGGAACGGGGATGACGCGGACGACCACACTGACGATACTGCAGATGAGTCCGACGACCACGACGAGATGGACGAAACCGGTGCCGTCCGAGTCGCCCATCTCTCACCAGACGCGCCGAACGTCGACGTCTGGGTTGACGGCGAACCCGCCCTCGAGGACGTGCCCTACCGAGCAGTGAGTGAGTACCTCGAGCTACCGGTTGGCACAGCAGAAGTGATGATTACCGCCGCAGGCGATCCGGACACCGTCGTCTTTGACGACGAACTCGAGGTTGGCGACGGCGATTACACGGTCGCGGCACTCGGCGAACTCGCCGAGGAGAACGAGCCCTTCGCGCCGGCTGTCCTCGAGGATGACCTGAGCGATCCTGGAGACCAAGCACGCATTCGTGCCGTGCACGCCGCACCCGACGCGCCGGCCGTCGACATTACGGCCGCAGACGGCGAGGTTGTCCTCTTTGACGACGTCGCCTTCGGCGAGGCCGGTGCGGCCTACGTCGACCCCGGCGATTACACCCTCGAGATCCGACCGGCAACCGAAGACAACGACGGCGATGTCGTCGCAACATTCGATGTCGCTCCCGAAGCGGGTAACGTCTACTCCGCGTTCGCCGTTGGCTACCTCGAGCCTGAGGCCGCCCCGGCCGACGAACCGTTCGATCTCGAGGTCGTACTCGACGCTGCATCGGAGATGGACGACGAATCGAACGACTACTGA